In a single window of the Penaeus chinensis breed Huanghai No. 1 chromosome 4, ASM1920278v2, whole genome shotgun sequence genome:
- the LOC125048099 gene encoding lysosomal Pro-X carboxypeptidase-like: MCFSLVNKAIVETAASKMARCLLLLTLFLWLSCCSSYKYETYFFKQKVDHFSFADQDSFIQRYLISDSHWDHSGGPIFFYAGNEGDITLFAENTGFMWDIAPEFNALVIFAEHRYYGVSLPYGNKSLTEPKYSGYLTSEQALADYVELLAYLKTVIRGAKNSPVIVFGGSYGGMLAAWFRIKYPHIVQGAIAASAPILQFTGLTPCEKFGQLVTADFAKESKECAEVIRKSWAAIDAVTADDSGLAWLTKEWQLCQPLKGKDDVKTLKAYLMDVWTNLAMVDYPYPSDFLAPLPAYPIKEVCSQLTNPGHGPKLLLEEVFSGLTVYVNFTGKTKCVNIDQQADVRLDDRGWDFQACTEMVMPFCYDGVSDFFEPAEWNFEEYAENCHQKWGVYPRPMMAPKIYGGKELSAASNIVFSNGNLDPWSTGGVMWNVSDSVVSVIIPEGAHHLDLRGSNPNDPESVINARKVEKEFIRTWIEEYRSAHNLVGNDRKNTNTFEVVEPHL, translated from the exons ATGTGCTTCTCCCTCGTCAACAAAGCCATTGTCGAAACAGCCGCAAGTAAGATGGCACGCTGTCTGCTTCTGCTAACTCTTTTTCTATGGTTAAGTTGTTGCAGTTCGTATAAATATGAGACTTATTTCTTCAAACAAAAA GTGGATCACTTCAGCTTTGCAGATCAAGACAGCTTTATTCAGCGGTACTTGATCAGTGATAGTCATTGGGACCACAGTGGAGGCCCCATCTTCTTCTACGCCGGAAACGAGGGAGATATTACTCTCTTCGCAGAGAACACA GGATTTATGTGGGATATTGCTCCAGAATTCAATGCTCTTGTGATCTTTGCTGAGCATCGTTACTATGGAGTTTCCTTGCCATACGGGAATAAATCACTTACA GAACCCAAATATTCAGGGTACTTGACCTCAGAACAAGCTCTGGCTGATTATGTTGAACTCCTGGCTTATCTCAAGACTGTCATCAGAGGAGCAAAGAACAGTCCCGTGATTGTGTTTGGAGGGTCTTATGGCGGCATGTTGGCAGCATGGTTCCGTATTAAATATCCTCATATAGTACAGGG GGCAATAGCAGCTTCAGCTCCAATACTGCAGTTCACAGGCCTGACTCCATGTGAGAAGTTTGGGCAGTTGGTCACAGCAGATTTTGCCAAAGAGTCTAAGGAATGTGCTGAGGTCATTCGTAAGTCCTGGGCTGCAATTGATGCTGTCACTGCAGATG aCTCTGGCCTGGCTTGGCTTACCAAAGAATGGCAGCTATGCCAGCCAttgaaaggaaaagatgatgtcAAAACACTGAAAGCATATTTGATGGATGTGTGGACCAATTTGGCAATGGTGGATTATCCCTATCCATCTGATTTCTTGGCACCACTTCCTGCTTACCCAATCAAG gaAGTATGCAGTCAGCTGACAAATCCAGGACATGGGCCAAAGTTGCTGTTAGAAGAAGTGTTCAGTGGTCTTACTGTTTATGTTAACTTTACGGGAAAGACAAAGTGCGTTAATATTGATCAGCAAGCAGATGTTAGGTTGGATGATCGAGGATGGGATTTTCAG GCATGTACAGAAATGGTGATGCCATTTTGCTACGATGGAGTCAGTGACTTCTTTGAGCCAGCAGAATGGAACTTTGAGGAGTATGCAGAAAACTGCCACCAGAAGTGGGGAGTATATCCCCGTCCAATGATGGCACCAAAAATATATGGTGGGAAGGAATTATCAGCAGCAAGCAACATAGTTTTCAG CAATGGTAACCTAGACCCATGGTCAACTGGAGGAGTCATGTGGAATGTGAGTGACTCTGTGGTCTCTGTGATCATCCCGGAAGGTGCACATCATCTTGACCTTAGAGGCTCCAATCCCAATGACCCCGAGTCAGTCATTAATGCCCGAAAAGTTGAAAAGGAGTTTATCAGGACATGGATAGAGGAATACAGAAGTGCTCATAATTTAGTAGGTAATGACAGAAAGAATACCAACACATTTGAAGTTGTGGAGCCTCATTTATAG